A stretch of DNA from Myxocyprinus asiaticus isolate MX2 ecotype Aquarium Trade chromosome 32, UBuf_Myxa_2, whole genome shotgun sequence:
TTGATTAAGGGCCTAACTGTTTTCTCTTAATTTCTCAACCCACAGGCACCAAGATGGCTCTGAAATTTCTAAAGAAGAAAACAACCAAGCTGAAGAGTTTCTTAAGAGAGTACAGCATCTCCCTCTATCTTTCGCCATGTCCCTTTATAATCAATATGTTTGGCATTGCGTTTGAATCTGAAGAGTACTACGTTTTTGCACAGGAGTATGCCCCATCTGGTGACCTGTTTGATATTATTCCACCACAGGTAATGGCGTGTCATAATTGTGCAGGTGTAATACAGTCATTAATGgtttttaaagttattaaatcTTTCTTTATATACAGTGGACCCAAAAAGTAATTAAACACTTTTTGGACATTTAAGTCATTCTTAAAAATATCGAAATATCATAGATTATATACAAAATATGACTTGCATGTCAGTAAAATTAATTCAGTAATCGCtttaactaatgttttttttttttcacccaatttggaatgcccaattcccagtgcgcttttaagtcctcgtggtcacgtagtgattcgcctcaatccgggtggtggaggatgaatcccagttgcgtctgagaccatcaatccgcgcatcttatcacgtggcttgttgagcgcgttgccacagagacatagcgcgtgtggaggcttcacaccctccaccgcggcatccacgttcaactcaccacgcgccccactcgaatgaaccacattatagctacgacgaggaggttaccccatgtgactttaccctccctagcaaccgggcgaatttggttgcttaggagacctggctggagtcactcaacatgccctgggatttgaactagtgaactagcgaactccaggggtggtagccagcatcttttacttgtaagagtcagtgtttacatgcacttaaggaaacggtttattccagggtttttgcagaaagcggtgttCAGAagcgtcatgtaaacgagaacgccgGTTTCCTTACGTCATTTAAGGGATTaggagaaagtggtttaacacaacAGGTTTTCTCCCAGAGAACGTGGCTAATGTGGTCACGTAAACGCTTAAGCGgtgttcttacaggtttttgaagagtgcgcatgtgcgtgaacagaccgaataactaatgtcataggatggagcccaataacaagtcaacacagtggaaagaattcaacatttctgggagtgcaGAGGAAAAAGCACATATACTTTAAACTATAGCCATTtttacacaccaatgtaaaatatcgataGTCCCTCACATTCACGTATATGCGCTCGTACATTTtaggaatcccggagttttacgtaagaggaaaaccccactattgcagcgcaattctgctgcaggtcacgattgaaagttaaggaaacaaacagcaataactctggaatatctggaaagagtcattcattcggtaatcagactacactgttctTGCTGTGTGTTTcgaatgtagattcaaaagaaccatctcataagagtcatttgttcgggaatcggactacactcgTTATGCTTTAAATTCATAAGAACTGACTCAGAAGAGTCATGTATTTGGTAGTctgactacactgtttgtgcagtgtgttttgcgctgtagattaagaagaaccggctcataagcgTCTTTAATTcaggaatctgactacactgttcttgctgtgtgttttgtgctgtagatttaaaagaatcgTCACATAAGAGAAATTTGtacaggaattggactacactggtcgtgtttTAAATTCAAAAGAATTGACTCAGAATAGTAATTTGTTcggaaatcggactacactgttcgtgctgtatgtttcgtgtcataaattcaaaagaaccgactcagaatAGTCATTTGTtcggtaatcggactacactgtttgcattgaatgtttcatgctgtagattaaaatgaaccagctcataagagttatttgtttgggaatcggactacctggtagcactgtatgttttgcactgtacattcaaaagaaccggctcagaaTCATTTGTCTGGGATTCGGACTTCACTGGACAttctgtgtgtttcacgctgtagattcagtagtggGGCTTCGCTGCCACATAATGttctgcaggaaacactgtcagagtattttagtactaAATGCATGTTCGAGAACTATTAACGGACCCAAAAGTCATGAAATTCATATGGTTTCGATATTTTCCAAAAAATGGAACTGGCTTTCGGATCACAACCCTATGCATCAGTGACTGATTTTTGCTTCCAATCTATTCTCACAGGTGGGTCTTCCAGAACCAGTGGCTAAGCGTTGTGTCCATCAAGTGGCCATTGCCCTGGACTACCTCCATTCAAAAAAGCTGGTGCATCGAGACATCAAGCCCGAGAACATCTTAATCTTTGACAAGGAGTGCCGCAAGGTAAAGTTGTCAGACTTTGGTATGACACGACGAGCTGGATCACCAGTGAAACGTGTGAGTGGAACCATCCCCTACACGGCTCCCGAGCTCTGCGACACGTCCAAACACGAGGGCTTCTGCGTGGACTACAGCACGGACGTCTGGGCCTTCGGAGTGCTCCTCTTCTGCATGCTCACTGGTAACTTTCCCTGGGAGAAGGCCATGCCGTCCGACACCTTCTATGAGGAGTTTGTGCGCTGGCAGAAGCGAAGGACAGGTACGGTGCCGTCACAGTGGCGCCGCTTCACGGATGAAGCATTGCGCATGTTTCGAAAGCTTCTGTCCTTGGAGCAGGAACGACGGTGCTCCGTCAAAGAGATGTTTGCGCATTTTGGCCACCGTTGGATGCTGGATGGTCAGGGTGGTGGAAGCCATCAACAAGCTGTGCTGAACTCTTCATCTGAGGAGGAAGAGCTGCTGGTGAACCGTATGAAACAGCAGACCTTGTCGCCAGTGGCCAGCACGAGCAAAAATAACGCAATGGAGCCTGTAACCGCCGCGGCGCACCACTTCACCTCTGTGTCCACAAACAGCTCCGTTTCTTCCACCAATAGCTATGAGCGCACAGCCAGAGACAGCCCCCCTAGTAGCCGCATCCTGGTCACAACCCCTATAGAGATCTGCGTTTAGAGACTGGTCAGTATGCGCAAGTTAATTCACAGCTTCCCGACAAAATCAACTTTAGCACACAACCAGACGCATACACAAGTGACTAAAACTTTCAAACACTCGCACATGTCCTGAAAGGAGTTTGCAGAATACAAGAGCACTATTAAATAGATGGAAACTAAgcaaaaaattatgtaaacagtGTAGTTTATGAAGATGAACTTAACTTGTGATCTGTATCTATTTGATTCTACAGTGTTCAGTGAGTTGGCTCGTTAAATGAGACCAGCCTTTAGCTGTGCTTCTTTGCTAACATTCCTTGTACGTCAATGTACGTATTTCTGCAGTAGAAAACAGTCTGTGAAGAGGGCGAGTTGTGCTGAGACAATGAAATACTGTGTAGGTCGTACTTTCTAACTCATGGCTTAGCAATGAACCAATAAATTAGTGTATTGAAAGGAAGATTTATAAGCTTAAATCCAGTTTGTGGGAAGATTATGAAGGCTTCCCCAAAACTTCTTAAAAGCAATATATGAAGCAAAAAAGGAGATGAGAGCAAAGGAGAATATCGGggatctacattttttttttttttgacaaatgtacgCAAACAGCGAAAATTGGGCCTAAAGACATAGATGAGAAAATAGAACGTATGACATATGCATCTGTAGTatcgtgagtgtgtgtgagtgtttgagggTTTGTGCGTACAAATTAGTTGTTTAGTTATTTAAGGCCTGATTTACTAAAACGTTCATTACATGCAACAAAACGAACGTTTTCAGGTTTATCATGACGTGCTTTGATCATGTCGTATTGCATGTACTCAAAATGTTTATAAAGACTTGTAGACTGTTTTGAATTTACTTAATTTATCAGGACTTctagatatatattttttcagttgATCTATTGTAGTTTACAAACATCGTAAAGTAGTTTACAATGTTTTCAATATCATCTGTTTTGGTACTTTGTTGACGCAGCTGTGCCAAACTCTGTTTATATTGTGCGGCAGCACATCAAAGCTTATTTTCTCTCCCATCAAACAGATGTCAGGTAGTTATCTACTACTCATGACTgacaagaattaaaaaaataaagatgaaagAGAAAAAGCTAAACGTTTATTCCTAATGTTTTCGATTGTTTTTGAGAGTTTGACTTTGAGATTTCTGTTGcaaaaacagtttgtttttgagttgtacTTTATGTACTAGTCAAAGTGGTAAACATACCTATTTGAAGATTTTCAGGTTGAAAAGAAGtatttttgcctgtttttttgttttttttctccttttaatTAAGTCTTTGTTACTTATATTTTTCCTACACTGGTTTaaaccaaaacacaaaagaaAGACATTGCAGATGTGTGCAATCACATTCTAATAACTGCATGTTGAGTAAAGCAaacatctatttaaaaaaaaaaaaatgatttaagatATGTGAGAAATGTTGTAATGTGAAAATTTGCTGTCAAATTTCTTGCATAATGTTTCAGAGTGCAATTGTAGTAGATGACGTAGGGCAAAAGATCAAGCCGAATTAATAATTGTTAGTTTTGTTGTGTCGTGTTtgtatgctgctgctgctgttgttcttAATTTCTCACTGAGATAAAGAACTACCTGAAAAAGCCTGTATGTATGCAGCCCCATTAGAAGCAGAAATAAGTAATGCCTGCACCACTGCCGTCAACTTATGAAAGTGATTTAATTTTAGGTCAAGTTTAAAGAAGTCTAAAGGGAAGACTCTAGGCTTGCTGAGAAATTGAGTTTGCCATTTAAGTTTTTATTGGAATTGGTacaatatattttgtgtttaaatgttttttattttttctgcatgAAATATCAACATGTACTGGTaatatgagaagaaaaaaaagattagaTATAATAGCCTTCTTCACATCAAAAGTGGGCCATTCGTCTATAACAGCATAAATATCGTGTCCTTGCATATCGAAGACATTTTGTGGAACTCTGCTGATTGTGCAATTATACTTCCTGACCATGAGATGTCGACTTTTGGCATTAAATGCAGAGTTAGTCAAGAAAGTGGCAGTGTTTTTACCCTATTAGTAACAAATGAAAAGA
This window harbors:
- the LOC127422835 gene encoding serine/threonine-protein kinase SBK1, with product MSSSPVVSRVSVDILEELQLFAAQNLEKVEINKYYEVIRELGKGTYGKVDLVIHKIRGTKMALKFLKKKTTKLKSFLREYSISLYLSPCPFIINMFGIAFESEEYYVFAQEYAPSGDLFDIIPPQVGLPEPVAKRCVHQVAIALDYLHSKKLVHRDIKPENILIFDKECRKVKLSDFGMTRRAGSPVKRVSGTIPYTAPELCDTSKHEGFCVDYSTDVWAFGVLLFCMLTGNFPWEKAMPSDTFYEEFVRWQKRRTGTVPSQWRRFTDEALRMFRKLLSLEQERRCSVKEMFAHFGHRWMLDGQGGGSHQQAVLNSSSEEEELLVNRMKQQTLSPVASTSKNNAMEPVTAAAHHFTSVSTNSSVSSTNSYERTARDSPPSSRILVTTPIEICV